A portion of the Pseudoalteromonas galatheae genome contains these proteins:
- a CDS encoding TonB-dependent receptor produces MKNVRLTKVAGALALALGVSASAYAADTSSAMRGKITTPTGEAAANVKVTVIHEPTGTTSTFLTNESGTFIAKGLRVGGPYRVILDSNKYSDTQLDNIYLELGDTHRLNNQLQPLQQIEKIEVTGYKLVQQAGGSSSVFGADTIENVPSFNNDIKDIARLNPLASINGNGELTIAGNNPRTNGLTVDGIGQNDDFGLNFGGYPTAQPPVALDAIEQISVDTSPFSAKKGNFGGGTINAVTKSGSNEYTFTGFYETSTPSLAGKLDNISEAKYKEDVKDADGKVIHRAGSNILDQDGHKTFEVASTDPIVTEKRLGFSTGGAIIKDKLFYFVNYNSWKQEMDMDYGFDGSGTAHEFDVSENDYNKFITTLNSVYGIEDGFGGNPEDTSDSVLIKLSWNISDLHRADFTYQWQDEEDARGFATGGETVSMASSRYTYTTKFDNFAAKLYSDWSDDFSTEIGLAYKNVTNDSVTNSDLGTIKVYLNGDRGAGFQFGRDVYRHVNESETETFAFTLDATYLMGDHEINFGGQYESKRLYNLFGEDSRGSWTFGSIQDFENKKLFLNKYDDYKFSYTNAYTNDVNDLAYDATREQLALYIEDKFYVTDDLEMTAGVRYERLSSSDKPTLNTAFQETYGYTNQENLDGADIILPRIGFKYYATESLTINGGVGRFHGGIPNVWFNNPFQKDGLTQVSANQDAINDYFAGVEQVDFTRVPQPIQDSLQQGAGSTAYTDPNFELPSSIRAQVGFEYDFDSELLGDGFKWTAELAYHNKQDEAVWHNTSITPKLDENGNIVRSATGRIIYDNKYSGELRDNYDIMMTNADEDARSIILSTAIAKEWDNGLYVSASYTNQDVEDVSPGSASQADGNYKHATTHSRNVDLVGRGHYEVEHSFKINLRYTTEFFDGYASKFNVFFERRSGRPFSYTMGSYNDYDFGDTRDFARTSAYLAYIPSGPDDANVNWEQSDLSWNQLEALLNRAGITERGQLLDRNTGTQPWVTTMDVSFKQEIPGFYKDHKGELYFMIENFANLLNSDWGVEKKLSYSDQAVYDFGGLDDDGKLIIEPRYNGADVRNYSTIDKGASAWQAKIGIRYTF; encoded by the coding sequence ATGAAAAACGTTCGCTTAACTAAAGTAGCTGGCGCACTAGCTCTTGCACTTGGCGTATCAGCGAGTGCTTATGCTGCTGACACGTCATCTGCAATGCGTGGTAAAATTACAACGCCAACAGGTGAAGCCGCTGCAAACGTTAAAGTTACAGTTATTCACGAACCAACTGGAACAACAAGTACTTTTCTAACCAACGAGTCAGGTACGTTTATCGCAAAAGGCCTCCGTGTAGGTGGTCCTTATCGCGTAATCTTGGATTCCAACAAGTATTCAGATACACAACTTGACAATATTTATCTAGAGCTTGGTGATACTCACCGCCTAAATAACCAGCTTCAGCCATTACAACAAATAGAAAAAATCGAAGTCACTGGATATAAGCTAGTGCAACAAGCTGGTGGCTCAAGCAGTGTATTTGGTGCAGATACCATTGAAAACGTGCCTAGCTTCAATAATGATATCAAAGATATTGCACGCTTAAACCCACTAGCCAGTATCAATGGTAATGGCGAACTAACGATTGCGGGTAATAACCCAAGAACCAACGGTTTAACCGTTGACGGTATCGGTCAAAATGATGATTTTGGTCTAAACTTTGGTGGTTACCCAACGGCGCAACCACCTGTAGCACTTGATGCAATTGAACAGATCTCAGTTGATACCTCACCTTTTTCTGCTAAAAAAGGTAACTTTGGTGGTGGCACAATCAATGCTGTTACTAAGTCTGGCTCTAATGAATATACTTTCACTGGCTTCTACGAAACCAGCACACCAAGTCTAGCAGGTAAGCTTGATAACATTTCTGAAGCTAAATACAAAGAAGATGTAAAAGATGCTGACGGTAAAGTAATTCACCGTGCGGGTTCAAATATTCTTGATCAAGATGGTCATAAGACTTTCGAGGTGGCAAGCACAGATCCTATCGTTACCGAAAAGCGTTTGGGCTTTAGCACCGGTGGCGCGATTATCAAAGACAAGTTATTTTACTTTGTTAACTACAACTCTTGGAAACAAGAGATGGACATGGACTACGGTTTTGATGGTTCGGGTACAGCGCATGAATTTGATGTGAGTGAAAATGACTACAATAAATTCATTACTACATTAAACAGCGTATATGGTATCGAAGATGGATTTGGTGGTAATCCAGAAGACACCAGCGATAGCGTGTTAATTAAGCTTAGCTGGAACATTTCAGATCTTCACCGTGCAGACTTTACTTACCAATGGCAAGATGAAGAAGATGCAAGAGGCTTCGCAACAGGTGGCGAAACAGTATCAATGGCGTCAAGTCGTTATACCTACACAACCAAGTTCGATAATTTTGCCGCTAAATTGTATTCAGATTGGTCTGATGATTTCTCGACAGAAATTGGTCTTGCCTACAAAAATGTAACTAATGACAGCGTAACAAACTCAGATTTAGGCACCATTAAGGTGTACTTGAATGGCGACCGTGGCGCAGGCTTCCAATTCGGTCGCGATGTATACCGCCATGTCAATGAATCTGAAACTGAAACTTTTGCGTTTACACTTGATGCAACTTACTTAATGGGCGACCATGAGATTAATTTTGGTGGTCAATACGAGAGCAAGCGTCTTTACAACTTGTTCGGTGAAGACTCAAGAGGTAGCTGGACGTTTGGTAGCATACAAGATTTTGAAAACAAAAAGCTATTCCTAAACAAGTATGATGACTACAAATTCTCTTATACCAATGCTTATACTAACGATGTCAATGACTTAGCTTATGATGCCACGCGTGAGCAACTTGCGCTTTATATTGAAGATAAGTTCTATGTGACTGATGATCTTGAAATGACAGCGGGTGTTCGTTACGAACGCTTATCTTCAAGCGATAAGCCAACGTTAAATACCGCATTCCAAGAAACTTATGGTTATACGAACCAGGAAAACTTGGATGGTGCTGATATCATTTTACCACGTATCGGCTTCAAGTATTATGCAACTGAATCACTTACCATTAATGGTGGTGTTGGTCGTTTCCATGGCGGTATCCCAAATGTTTGGTTTAACAACCCATTCCAAAAAGACGGGTTAACGCAGGTTAGCGCAAACCAGGACGCTATCAACGATTATTTCGCTGGTGTTGAACAAGTTGACTTCACTCGTGTACCACAGCCAATTCAAGATTCTCTACAACAAGGTGCTGGCAGCACAGCTTATACGGATCCTAACTTCGAGCTACCATCGAGCATTCGTGCACAGGTTGGTTTTGAATATGATTTTGATTCTGAACTATTAGGTGATGGCTTCAAGTGGACTGCTGAACTTGCTTACCACAACAAGCAAGACGAAGCGGTATGGCATAACACTTCTATCACGCCAAAGCTTGATGAAAACGGTAATATCGTGCGCTCTGCAACTGGTCGAATCATCTATGACAACAAGTACTCTGGTGAGCTTAGAGATAACTATGACATTATGATGACCAATGCAGATGAAGACGCACGTTCTATTATTTTAAGCACCGCAATTGCTAAAGAGTGGGATAACGGCCTTTACGTTTCTGCAAGTTACACGAATCAAGATGTTGAAGATGTATCACCTGGTAGCGCTTCTCAAGCAGATGGTAACTACAAACACGCAACTACGCACAGCCGTAATGTTGACTTAGTAGGTCGTGGTCACTACGAAGTAGAACATAGCTTCAAGATTAACTTGCGCTACACTACTGAATTCTTTGACGGTTATGCGTCTAAGTTTAATGTGTTCTTTGAACGTCGATCTGGCCGTCCATTTAGCTACACTATGGGCTCATACAACGACTACGATTTTGGCGATACTCGTGACTTCGCACGTACATCAGCATACCTAGCGTACATTCCGTCTGGTCCTGATGATGCCAATGTAAACTGGGAACAGTCAGATTTATCATGGAACCAGCTAGAAGCCTTACTTAATCGTGCTGGCATTACTGAGCGTGGACAACTACTAGACCGCAATACGGGAACTCAGCCTTGGGTTACCACCATGGATGTTAGCTTTAAACAAGAAATCCCAGGTTTCTATAAAGACCATAAAGGTGAACTTTACTTTATGATCGAAAACTTCGCTAACCTACTAAATAGTGACTGGGGTGTAGAGAAGAAATTAAGTTACTCTGACCAAGCTGTTTATGACTTCGGTGGCCTAGA
- a CDS encoding PhnD/SsuA/transferrin family substrate-binding protein, with amino-acid sequence MTGKSTIVSLLFISALLCWVLGARLISAKPLILDPVVQYSNTCKTRSVSNINTLKIHVPIKSLALDVLVRACEDEVVTRQYGQVKVYWGGSLAEQIEFLAKGIADLILTKDNIMSALMAESTHSYKPVIGYPAYSAFFISNTEKPRLSKSYFLDKKIGLLDYPTSRSGHILPKSAFKELDIDINALDITYLSSHQALRDRLAAGEVDIIASYWSEEDDKRFSKNYITPIANNVSGSKWYLKMSNNNTDLACAMQGVINQVAQLRTSSYFDKVDRYWQCEALPYGFVGEEDGH; translated from the coding sequence TTGACTGGTAAATCAACAATTGTATCTTTGTTGTTTATAAGCGCATTATTGTGCTGGGTTTTAGGGGCTCGATTAATATCGGCAAAGCCCCTCATTCTTGATCCTGTTGTTCAGTACTCAAATACCTGCAAAACACGTTCAGTGTCTAATATCAATACTTTGAAAATACATGTTCCGATTAAGAGTCTTGCGTTAGATGTATTAGTTCGAGCCTGTGAGGATGAGGTTGTGACCAGACAGTATGGACAAGTGAAAGTGTATTGGGGAGGGAGCTTAGCTGAACAAATTGAATTCTTAGCAAAGGGGATAGCCGATCTTATTTTAACGAAAGATAATATCATGTCGGCTCTGATGGCTGAATCAACGCATAGTTATAAGCCTGTCATAGGGTATCCGGCCTATTCTGCCTTTTTCATTTCAAACACAGAAAAACCCCGACTATCTAAATCTTATTTCTTAGATAAAAAAATAGGTTTGCTTGACTATCCTACAAGCCGCTCTGGTCATATATTGCCCAAAAGTGCGTTTAAAGAATTAGATATAGATATTAATGCGCTCGATATTACCTATTTGAGCTCGCATCAAGCACTCCGCGATCGTTTAGCGGCTGGCGAAGTCGATATTATTGCATCTTACTGGTCCGAAGAAGATGATAAACGTTTCTCTAAGAATTACATAACGCCAATTGCAAATAATGTCAGTGGAAGTAAATGGTATTTAAAAATGAGCAACAATAACACTGATTTGGCTTGTGCAATGCAAGGAGTTATTAACCAAGTAGCGCAATTAAGAACATCTAGT
- a CDS encoding S1/P1 nuclease, with protein sequence MLRKSLSLLFAVGMTFTASNAYAWGQNGHRIIGELAEAHLTEQTRVAIQPLLEGDSLAEISTWADEMRSDPSTFWRKQSSKWHYINIEDPKNMHQHVHSNLDDKEKVKNILDGIYYSINTLQSDSKSIDEKRFALRFLVHLVGDSHQPFHAGRGKDRGGNMIKVKFFGSDSNLHSTWDTKLIENENLSFTEFTRFIQIKNNEIIAEYLDSSPADWLLESNNIAEKVYNSNETEISYGYIYKYMPTVKFRLQQGGIRLAGLLNQIFDKESQPLKEALKKTSNTAIIK encoded by the coding sequence ATGTTACGTAAAAGCTTGTCATTACTTTTTGCGGTAGGAATGACGTTCACTGCGTCAAATGCGTACGCATGGGGCCAAAATGGCCACAGAATTATCGGTGAGCTAGCTGAAGCACACTTAACCGAGCAGACGCGTGTTGCTATTCAACCCTTATTAGAAGGTGACTCACTAGCGGAGATATCTACTTGGGCAGATGAAATGCGGTCGGATCCAAGCACGTTTTGGCGCAAACAATCTTCGAAATGGCATTACATCAATATCGAAGACCCTAAAAACATGCACCAACATGTCCATTCAAATCTAGACGATAAAGAAAAAGTAAAAAATATTCTAGATGGCATTTATTACTCTATTAACACTCTCCAATCCGACTCCAAATCCATAGACGAAAAACGTTTTGCATTGCGCTTCCTTGTCCACCTTGTCGGCGATAGTCACCAACCTTTCCATGCCGGCAGAGGCAAGGATCGCGGCGGAAACATGATTAAAGTAAAGTTTTTTGGTAGTGACTCAAACCTACACAGTACCTGGGACACCAAATTAATCGAAAATGAAAATCTTTCATTTACAGAATTTACACGTTTTATTCAAATCAAAAATAATGAAATAATTGCTGAATACTTAGACAGCTCACCAGCCGACTGGTTGCTTGAGTCAAATAATATTGCCGAAAAAGTTTATAACAGCAATGAAACTGAAATAAGTTACGGTTACATTTATAAATATATGCCAACAGTTAAATTTAGACTGCAACAAGGCGGAATTAGATTAGCTGGTTTATTAAATCAAATTTTTGATAAGGAATCGCAGCCATTAAAAGAAGCATTAAAAAAGACTTCTAACACTGCGATTATAAAATAA
- a CDS encoding TonB-dependent receptor: MNTLLRKTALSLAIAASLAASGFAHANDTASSLKGQVVGPMGNPATGTKITIIHTPSGSVKTATVNESGVFSAKGLRVGGPYQIIIDSDKFEDTRVDDVYLSLGKTYPVSVQLQSLQDIEQIVVTGRPLTAQSGGTGPASHFSLAELQNKPAINRDLKDIVRTDPRIYVDESSSGAILCAGGNPRFNSLTVDGMRMNDNFGLNSNGYPTERMPFSFDSIDQVAVELAPFDVQYGGFTSCNINAVTKSGTNTLTGGLFFDYTSDSLSGDKIDGQKQNIGDYDEKRYGFNVGLPLIKDSLFLFTSYEKLEGSEIFEYTPFANGKISQASIDRITAITQEKYGYDAGGMIPSLPVEDEKLLVKLDWNINDDHRASFVYNYNDGFSLSQSDSGSDRLSLSNHFYERGAELNSFVTSIYSDWSDVFSTEVRIGYSELDNRQLSLDKASGFGEFQVNVDDVTVYLGPDDSRQANKLKYDNLSLKLAGTYYLDEHELYFGYEREELDVFNMFVQHNEGEYRFSSIEDLSNGIARVYYGNASSHNPEDAAGEFKYALNTLYFQDKFDFIDYDMTITAGVRYDWYTSDDVPAYNPNFEQRFGFSNQQNLDGVDLLQPRLGVNWTYNDQLELRGGIGLYSGGNPNVWISNSYSNDGIRNIQTDKKNLQLLGPNAVAFVGDGKAGFDIPKELYDTVSAGGADDSTNVTDPDFEIPSEWKLSLGATYVTESDYVFSVDYLYTDKQDSAVIKNITLASDETAPDGRPIYNDKLHSRESDLMLTNVSGDDGYSHVLSFGMNKSFDNGIDLALSYAYTVAKDVHPMGSSVAFSNYHRIATADPQNPEVATSDYEVPHRATMSLSYKTELFDGLETRFSLFGQASMTNPYSYTFNNTGMFGYADEKRDLLYVPSEGDQRVVYGEEFDKAAFDSWIGREGLSRGQIQDRNSQDGEWFVTFDLKVEQEFGGFADGHKGSAFFVIKNVGNLLNDDWGTLERGTSMQNAVTASINDNGQYVFEKFNNPSGTDFEIKPSLYEIRFGVKYNF, from the coding sequence ATGAATACTCTTTTACGCAAAACAGCACTGTCTCTTGCTATTGCAGCAAGTTTAGCTGCAAGCGGCTTTGCTCACGCAAACGACACAGCTTCTAGCTTAAAAGGTCAAGTCGTAGGCCCTATGGGTAATCCAGCTACTGGTACAAAAATAACAATTATTCATACCCCTTCGGGCTCCGTAAAAACAGCCACAGTAAATGAAAGCGGTGTATTCTCTGCAAAAGGCCTTCGCGTTGGTGGTCCTTATCAAATTATTATTGACTCTGATAAATTTGAAGATACTAGAGTTGATGATGTTTATCTATCTTTAGGTAAAACCTACCCTGTTTCAGTTCAACTGCAATCACTACAAGACATTGAGCAAATAGTGGTGACTGGACGTCCTTTAACTGCACAATCTGGCGGAACAGGTCCCGCATCTCACTTTTCTCTGGCTGAATTACAAAATAAGCCTGCGATTAATCGTGATTTGAAAGATATTGTACGTACTGACCCTAGAATCTACGTAGATGAGAGCAGTTCAGGCGCTATTTTATGTGCAGGAGGTAATCCTAGGTTCAACAGTTTAACTGTTGATGGTATGCGAATGAACGATAACTTTGGCTTGAATAGCAATGGTTACCCAACTGAGCGTATGCCTTTTTCTTTTGATTCTATTGATCAAGTCGCTGTAGAACTTGCGCCATTCGATGTTCAATACGGAGGCTTTACTTCGTGTAACATCAATGCCGTAACAAAGTCAGGTACGAACACATTAACGGGTGGTCTATTTTTTGACTATACCAGTGATTCGCTATCTGGTGATAAAATTGATGGCCAAAAACAAAATATTGGCGATTATGACGAGAAACGTTACGGTTTTAACGTCGGCCTACCGCTGATTAAAGACTCACTGTTCCTATTTACAAGCTATGAAAAGTTAGAAGGATCAGAGATCTTCGAATATACACCGTTCGCAAATGGAAAAATCAGTCAGGCCAGCATCGACCGTATCACCGCTATAACGCAAGAAAAATACGGTTATGATGCCGGCGGTATGATCCCAAGTTTGCCTGTAGAAGATGAAAAGCTACTGGTAAAACTAGACTGGAACATCAACGACGATCATCGTGCAAGCTTCGTATATAACTATAACGATGGCTTTTCTTTGTCTCAATCTGATTCTGGTTCTGATAGGCTATCTTTATCAAACCATTTCTATGAACGTGGCGCAGAGCTCAACTCCTTTGTTACTTCAATCTATTCAGATTGGAGCGATGTGTTTTCGACCGAAGTCCGTATTGGTTATTCAGAGCTTGATAACCGTCAATTATCGCTAGATAAAGCATCTGGTTTTGGTGAGTTTCAAGTAAATGTCGATGATGTCACTGTTTACTTAGGTCCGGATGATTCTCGTCAAGCAAACAAATTAAAGTACGATAACCTTTCTCTGAAACTTGCAGGTACCTATTACCTTGATGAGCATGAGCTTTATTTCGGATATGAGCGTGAAGAACTCGATGTATTCAATATGTTCGTGCAACACAACGAAGGTGAATATCGCTTTAGCAGCATTGAAGATCTCAGTAATGGTATTGCGCGCGTTTACTATGGCAATGCTTCATCACATAACCCTGAAGATGCAGCTGGTGAATTTAAGTACGCACTAAATACGTTGTACTTCCAAGATAAGTTCGACTTTATCGATTACGATATGACCATCACGGCAGGCGTTCGTTACGACTGGTATACAAGCGATGACGTGCCAGCATATAATCCTAATTTTGAACAGCGTTTTGGCTTTTCAAACCAACAGAATCTGGATGGCGTTGACCTATTACAACCGCGTTTAGGTGTTAATTGGACTTACAATGACCAGCTAGAATTGCGTGGCGGTATAGGCCTTTACTCTGGTGGTAACCCAAATGTATGGATCTCAAACAGCTACTCAAACGATGGTATTCGTAACATCCAAACAGACAAGAAAAACCTTCAGTTGCTAGGCCCAAATGCAGTTGCGTTCGTTGGCGACGGTAAAGCTGGTTTCGATATTCCTAAGGAATTATACGATACTGTCTCTGCGGGTGGAGCTGACGATAGCACTAACGTAACTGACCCTGATTTTGAAATTCCTTCTGAATGGAAGCTTTCACTGGGTGCAACTTATGTTACTGAATCTGATTATGTATTCAGTGTTGACTACTTATACACAGATAAACAAGATTCAGCGGTTATCAAGAATATCACATTAGCATCTGATGAAACTGCACCCGATGGCCGCCCAATTTACAATGATAAACTTCATTCTCGCGAATCAGACTTAATGCTAACCAATGTGTCGGGTGATGATGGTTATAGTCATGTTCTATCTTTCGGCATGAACAAATCATTTGATAACGGTATAGATTTAGCGCTTTCTTACGCATACACAGTTGCAAAAGATGTGCATCCAATGGGTAGCTCTGTCGCGTTTTCGAACTATCACAGAATAGCAACTGCGGATCCGCAAAACCCAGAAGTCGCGACTTCAGATTACGAAGTACCACATCGTGCAACAATGTCTCTATCGTATAAAACTGAGCTATTTGATGGCTTAGAAACTCGCTTTAGCCTATTCGGTCAAGCAAGTATGACAAACCCTTACTCGTACACGTTTAATAACACAGGTATGTTCGGTTATGCTGATGAAAAGCGCGATTTGCTATACGTACCTTCTGAAGGCGACCAGCGTGTAGTCTATGGTGAAGAGTTTGATAAAGCTGCATTTGACTCATGGATTGGTCGTGAAGGTCTATCACGAGGTCAAATTCAAGACCGAAACTCTCAAGACGGCGAATGGTTTGTTACTTTCGACTTAAAAGTTGAACAAGAGTTTGGCGGCTTTGCTGATGGACATAAAGGTTCTGCATTCTTCGTAATAAAGAATGTTGGCAATCTACTTAACGATGACTGGGGCACATTAGAACGTGGTACGTCAATGCAAAACGCAGTGACAGCATCTATCAATGACAATGGTCAATATGTGTTTGAGAAGTTCAATAACCCTTCAGGCACTGACTTTGAAATTAAGCCATCGTTATATGAAATCCGTTTTGGTGTTAAATATAACTTCTAA